One window of Corynebacterium doosanense CAU 212 = DSM 45436 genomic DNA carries:
- a CDS encoding IS982 family transposase, whose translation MNTDLNTLLITLYVHLDDRILPAIGFTRDHHPGRKPALNDVELLCLLVAQHLLGISSDRKWIRYARTHLKSMFPALPGQSGWGKRVRQSTGLLSAVITELARDTPSWNEVTRLIDSTPLPCGKSRETVKRSDLAGDAGYGYCASHSRFFWGFRLYLVCTPDGMPVVWGLANPKIGEREAAAAMLDHDRHLIQPGQVIIGDKGFAGREFETFITEDLGAHLIRPDRKDEKPRFGKLGGIRQWVESVFDTLKGQLTLEDHGGRTIAGVYSRVAARLLALAAGIWHNWLIGAPVKRSLIAYDH comes from the coding sequence TCACCCGGGACCACCACCCCGGTCGCAAGCCCGCGTTGAACGATGTCGAGCTGCTGTGTCTACTCGTCGCGCAGCACCTGCTCGGGATCTCCTCTGACCGGAAATGGATCCGATACGCCCGCACCCACTTGAAGAGCATGTTTCCGGCGCTGCCTGGCCAGTCCGGGTGGGGCAAGCGCGTCCGCCAATCCACCGGGCTGCTTTCCGCGGTGATCACGGAGCTTGCCCGCGATACCCCGTCATGGAACGAAGTCACCCGGCTGATCGATTCCACCCCACTGCCGTGTGGGAAGTCCCGCGAGACGGTGAAACGCTCCGACCTTGCCGGTGACGCCGGCTACGGGTACTGTGCCTCACATTCCCGGTTCTTCTGGGGCTTCCGCCTCTACCTGGTCTGCACACCGGACGGGATGCCCGTGGTCTGGGGACTCGCGAATCCGAAGATCGGTGAACGCGAAGCCGCGGCAGCGATGCTCGACCACGACCGCCACCTCATCCAGCCTGGACAAGTCATCATCGGCGACAAAGGCTTCGCCGGGCGCGAGTTCGAAACCTTCATCACCGAGGACCTCGGCGCACACCTGATCCGTCCCGATCGCAAGGACGAGAAACCGAGGTTCGGGAAACTCGGCGGGATCCGACAATGGGTCGAGTCCGTGTTCGACACGCTCAAAGGCCAACTCACCCTCGAAGACCACGGCGGACGCACCATCGCTGGTGTTTACTCCCGCGTCGCCGCACGGCTCCTCGCCCTCGCAGCCGGAATCTGGCACAACTGGCTCATCGGAGCACCCGTCAAACGCTCACTCATCGCCTACGACCACTAA
- a CDS encoding ParA family protein, with amino-acid sequence MILSIVNIKGGSARTTTAMFLASAYIRLGYEVTVVDTDYQESATTWAARVRDTGQPLLFPVHSCPLSSQVLRTEPDKVEQITRLDAPGAMTILDTPSATPEIMPAISQISDFALVPFATPPVDYQATLDTLRSLTIAHAVVMTRVDYKKREEEQMRQRFHEDGVHVLKATIPYRECYRRVYVPTPAEGVRDHLELAAEITPLRKKINKEMAEQLWMRG; translated from the coding sequence ATGATTCTCTCAATTGTCAATATCAAAGGCGGCTCTGCCCGGACCACTACGGCTATGTTCCTGGCCTCCGCCTATATTCGTCTTGGGTACGAGGTCACGGTTGTCGACACCGATTACCAGGAAAGTGCCACCACGTGGGCCGCACGTGTCCGGGATACAGGCCAACCGTTGCTCTTTCCCGTCCACTCCTGCCCTCTCAGCTCTCAGGTGCTGCGCACGGAGCCCGACAAGGTAGAGCAAATCACCCGCTTAGATGCCCCTGGGGCAATGACCATCCTGGATACCCCCTCCGCGACCCCGGAGATTATGCCCGCGATCTCGCAGATCTCTGATTTTGCCCTCGTCCCGTTCGCGACCCCACCCGTGGACTACCAGGCCACCCTCGATACCCTGCGATCCCTGACCATTGCTCATGCGGTGGTGATGACCAGGGTGGACTACAAAAAGCGGGAAGAGGAGCAGATGCGCCAGCGCTTCCATGAAGACGGAGTCCACGTCCTGAAGGCCACGATCCCCTACCGTGAGTGCTACCGGCGTGTGTATGTCCCCACTCCTGCAGAGGGCGTGCGCGACCACCTGGAGCTCGCCGCAGAAATCACGCCTCTGCGGAAGAAGATCAACAAGGAGATGGCCGAGCAGTTGTGGATGAGAGGTTAA
- a CDS encoding helix-turn-helix domain-containing protein, whose translation MPSDDDLLREFGDRLRTARRQAGLSQEALAHEAGLHRTYIGSVERGERNIALLNILTLATVLGTDAGTLLTDLRRPPHL comes from the coding sequence GTGCCCAGTGATGATGATCTTCTCCGTGAGTTCGGAGACCGCCTCCGGACGGCCCGCCGACAGGCGGGCTTGTCTCAGGAGGCTTTGGCACATGAGGCTGGACTGCACCGCACCTACATCGGCTCAGTGGAACGCGGAGAACGCAATATTGCGCTTCTCAACATCCTCACCCTGGCCACCGTCCTGGGTACAGATGCCGGCACGCTCTTGACCGACCTGCGACGCCCGCCCCATCTGTGA
- a CDS encoding Rib/alpha-like domain-containing protein, which translates to MDLIIPRRSSYCPNFATAPSEQSMADQYAPHYVETTQRAETSFRVPLVSGEPLPTGTNFTLLGTNASGGTKIEDGLIVHMWRNSEIWVQRSNYGDVWTTEGRTTSVEILVTYPDGSSEIVETEVTFIPEDNMIYSPTYPHIEVAAGESLDIDVESAQSLPEGVTFQLTNSTAIDNLIAAGWDISIQPSGQLSIQAPDGAAASSFKILVVARYPDGTSDLIEIPVTVTEPQPRDSELYEVTYGDVAVIGGGSVTASPAETDLPAGTRITLGDNTALTAAGWTLKVTADGELTATAPNDVDGTVEIALTVTYPDGTTEPATAKVAATPAPQDDEDDEDKDDQPIVPNRPKTGGSSFGSS; encoded by the coding sequence ATGGACCTGATTATTCCACGCCGGTCTTCCTACTGCCCCAACTTTGCAACAGCACCCTCTGAACAGAGTATGGCGGACCAGTATGCGCCTCACTACGTTGAGACAACCCAGCGTGCGGAGACATCTTTCCGGGTTCCCCTTGTGTCGGGCGAACCACTCCCGACCGGGACGAACTTCACTCTTCTCGGGACCAATGCTAGCGGTGGCACAAAAATTGAAGATGGGCTCATCGTTCACATGTGGAGAAACTCAGAGATCTGGGTGCAGAGAAGCAACTACGGCGATGTCTGGACCACCGAAGGCCGGACCACGTCTGTCGAGATTTTGGTTACCTACCCCGATGGATCCTCTGAGATTGTCGAAACGGAGGTGACATTCATCCCCGAAGACAACATGATCTACTCCCCCACGTATCCACATATCGAGGTGGCCGCCGGCGAGTCGCTGGACATAGATGTCGAATCAGCTCAGTCCCTCCCTGAGGGGGTAACCTTCCAGCTGACGAATAGTACAGCCATTGACAATCTGATTGCTGCAGGCTGGGATATTTCCATCCAGCCTTCCGGACAGCTCTCGATCCAAGCTCCCGACGGGGCAGCTGCAAGTTCCTTCAAGATTCTCGTGGTGGCCAGGTATCCGGACGGCACGAGTGATTTGATCGAAATCCCCGTCACCGTCACGGAACCACAGCCTCGCGATAGCGAGCTGTATGAGGTCACCTACGGTGATGTAGCTGTCATTGGTGGGGGATCGGTTACCGCATCGCCCGCCGAGACGGACCTGCCCGCCGGCACCCGGATCACCCTGGGTGACAACACCGCCCTGACTGCTGCCGGCTGGACCCTGAAAGTCACCGCTGACGGGGAGCTGACCGCTACCGCCCCCAACGATGTTGATGGCACCGTCGAGATCGCTCTGACGGTCACCTACCCGGACGGCACCACCGAGCCGGCCACCGCCAAGGTCGCCGCTACCCCGGCACCCCAGGACGATGAGGACGACGAGGACAAGGACGATCAGCCGATTGTCCCCAATCGTCCGAAGACTGGGGGCAGCTCCTTCGGATCTAGCTAA
- a CDS encoding IS6-like element IS1628 family transposase, whose translation MGIFSGRQFPREIILWAVRWYCRYGVSYRDLEEMMTERGVPVDHTTIYRWVQKYAPELDKKTRWYRQVPDWQARSWRVDETYIRVGGKWCYLYRAITAGGQTLDFYLSPKRNVAAAKRFLAKTLRSNKSAGYPRVISTDKAPSLARAISELKAEGVCPSTVEHRRVKYLNNVIEGDHGRLKRILGPKGAFKNQTSAYRTLKGMEAMHSLRKGQGTMFAYGHPNPDAVIVSRVFETA comes from the coding sequence ATGGGCATCTTCTCCGGTCGGCAGTTCCCTCGTGAAATCATCCTGTGGGCGGTGCGGTGGTACTGCCGCTACGGCGTGAGCTATCGCGACCTCGAAGAGATGATGACCGAGCGGGGAGTGCCGGTCGATCACACCACGATCTACCGCTGGGTCCAGAAATATGCTCCTGAGCTGGATAAGAAGACCCGGTGGTATCGGCAAGTTCCTGACTGGCAGGCCAGGTCCTGGCGGGTGGATGAGACCTATATCCGGGTCGGGGGAAAGTGGTGCTACCTCTATCGGGCAATCACCGCAGGTGGCCAGACCCTGGACTTCTACCTCTCACCAAAACGCAACGTCGCGGCAGCGAAGCGTTTCCTGGCGAAGACGCTGCGGTCGAATAAATCGGCAGGCTATCCGCGGGTGATCAGCACCGACAAGGCCCCCTCACTCGCCAGGGCAATCTCTGAGCTGAAGGCGGAAGGCGTCTGTCCATCGACGGTCGAGCATCGTCGGGTGAAATACCTCAACAACGTCATTGAAGGCGATCATGGCCGGTTAAAGCGGATCCTGGGGCCGAAAGGAGCATTCAAAAACCAAACGTCTGCCTACCGGACGTTGAAAGGGATGGAAGCGATGCACTCATTGCGGAAGGGGCAGGGCACGATGTTTGCCTATGGTCACCCGAATCCGGATGCAGTGATTGTTAGCCGGGTATTCGAGACGGCCTGA
- a CDS encoding chlorite dismutase family protein gives MPLNVFAGGRVGAWQVERIEPVTGPSLPVVSRLAVLDGSRAGDVEAAWVLRGTTSYKRYTRREEQEALDAKQPQLGRPEATRAALIPITKSDAWWQLAQDERRDLLEESSHHIAVGLEYLPAVARQLYHGHDLGEPFDFLAWFEYAPQDAPAFEELVDRLRTTPEWGYVERDVDIRLAR, from the coding sequence ATGCCGCTAAACGTCTTTGCCGGAGGCCGGGTGGGCGCCTGGCAGGTTGAACGCATCGAGCCGGTGACTGGTCCGTCCTTGCCGGTGGTCTCACGGTTGGCCGTGCTCGACGGGTCACGTGCAGGCGACGTCGAGGCGGCCTGGGTGCTGCGCGGGACGACGAGCTACAAGCGCTACACCCGACGCGAGGAGCAGGAGGCACTGGACGCCAAGCAGCCACAGCTCGGCCGGCCCGAAGCAACCCGGGCGGCTCTCATCCCCATCACCAAGTCCGATGCTTGGTGGCAGCTCGCTCAGGACGAACGCCGTGACCTCCTCGAGGAGAGTTCCCACCACATCGCGGTCGGGTTGGAGTACCTGCCGGCAGTCGCGCGCCAGCTCTACCACGGCCATGACCTGGGCGAGCCCTTCGACTTCCTCGCCTGGTTCGAGTACGCCCCCCAAGACGCCCCCGCGTTCGAGGAGCTCGTAGACCGACTCCGCACGACCCCCGAGTGGGGCTACGTAGAACGAGATGTCGACATCCGCCTCGCGCGGTGA
- a CDS encoding replication protein RepA: MTHDSPVPRGGNTRPTAREELEARLEEIEAANQLLDPYAFSSRTLIQTTFPHSSRAGDKLVLKNGAVTVTMISPNGLPYGVYPRLIMCWLTREALRRRDLPEDEARTIPLGSSLADFMRDVGIMGRSGGKTGNITSLRKQLRSLFTTMITVEVTNHENRDKRQIVFDQMQNTLIAESSMLWWDTKNPEQLSIQDSSVTLTAGFYRELTCSAVPLDVSILREIRRSPMAIDLYCWMTYRASYQRGITVVTWDQLQRQFGASYQGTARGRRDFKRRLLEALEKVVAAWPEAAVDVTENGLMLRPGAPSVPRRVHQEIAKRYATDAENRF; this comes from the coding sequence ATGACACATGATAGCCCTGTCCCACGGGGCGGCAACACTCGTCCCACGGCGAGGGAGGAGCTCGAGGCTCGCCTCGAGGAAATCGAAGCCGCCAACCAGCTCCTGGACCCCTACGCGTTCTCGTCCAGGACCCTGATTCAGACGACGTTCCCTCACAGCTCCAGAGCAGGGGACAAGCTGGTGCTGAAAAACGGCGCGGTGACAGTCACCATGATCTCGCCCAACGGCTTGCCGTATGGGGTGTATCCGCGGTTGATCATGTGCTGGCTGACCCGCGAAGCACTGCGGCGCCGCGACCTACCGGAGGATGAGGCGAGGACCATCCCGCTGGGGAGTTCGCTGGCGGATTTCATGCGCGACGTCGGCATCATGGGCCGGTCCGGGGGAAAAACCGGCAACATCACTAGCCTGCGCAAGCAGCTGCGCTCCCTGTTCACCACGATGATCACCGTCGAGGTGACCAATCATGAGAACCGCGACAAGCGCCAGATTGTGTTCGACCAGATGCAGAACACCCTGATCGCGGAGTCGTCGATGCTGTGGTGGGATACCAAGAACCCGGAGCAGCTGAGCATCCAGGACTCTTCCGTGACGCTGACTGCGGGGTTCTACCGGGAGTTGACGTGCTCGGCGGTGCCGCTGGATGTGTCGATTTTGCGGGAGATCCGGCGTTCGCCGATGGCCATCGACCTGTACTGCTGGATGACCTACCGGGCCAGTTACCAGCGGGGGATCACTGTGGTGACGTGGGATCAGCTGCAACGGCAGTTCGGTGCCAGCTATCAGGGGACTGCCCGGGGCAGGCGTGACTTCAAGCGGCGGCTCCTGGAAGCACTTGAGAAGGTGGTGGCCGCGTGGCCGGAGGCGGCTGTGGATGTGACCGAGAACGGGTTGATGCTGCGACCTGGTGCCCCGTCTGTCCCGCGGAGGGTGCATCAGGAGATCGCCAAGAGGTATGCCACGGACGCGGAAAATCGCTTCTAG
- a CDS encoding ribbon-helix-helix protein, whose product MTEAFVEPEEPVTMFTLRMNSELHRQLKVQAANEGRSMKEILEELLRGYLDKKGA is encoded by the coding sequence ATGACGGAAGCTTTTGTGGAGCCGGAGGAGCCTGTCACCATGTTCACGCTGCGGATGAACTCGGAGCTGCACCGTCAGCTGAAAGTTCAGGCGGCGAATGAAGGGCGCTCCATGAAGGAGATTCTGGAGGAGCTTTTGCGAGGCTACCTCGACAAGAAGGGCGCCTAG
- a CDS encoding ParA family protein yields the protein MIIGVVNGKGGVGKTTTSIYLGQAFSNLGYDVTVIDLDLQGSASDWADRAEASGTPLPFPVDVSNLKRLPRLVAGIDKDAIVILDTPPGDARSIDAAIEVSDFVIVPTQASGIEVARVWETLPSLSGIPFGVLITAARLGTRNLDDVREVFKDQEIPLFDGCIPMRESIRDAFGTSPAKTEGYESVAKEILEALQ from the coding sequence ATGATCATCGGAGTAGTGAACGGCAAGGGGGGAGTCGGGAAAACGACCACCTCGATCTATCTGGGGCAAGCGTTCAGCAACCTTGGTTACGACGTCACGGTAATTGACCTTGACCTCCAGGGCTCAGCCTCCGACTGGGCCGACCGTGCTGAAGCATCAGGCACTCCCCTGCCGTTCCCTGTCGACGTTTCCAACCTGAAGCGACTCCCCCGCCTCGTGGCGGGAATCGACAAGGACGCCATCGTCATCCTCGATACCCCACCGGGTGATGCTCGATCCATTGACGCCGCCATCGAAGTGTCGGACTTCGTGATTGTCCCCACCCAGGCGTCCGGCATTGAGGTTGCTCGAGTCTGGGAGACACTCCCCTCGCTGAGCGGTATCCCCTTCGGTGTCCTCATCACCGCCGCCCGCTTGGGGACCAGGAACCTGGATGATGTGCGGGAGGTTTTCAAGGACCAAGAGATTCCTTTGTTCGATGGCTGCATCCCGATGAGAGAAAGCATCCGTGATGCATTCGGAACATCCCCGGCCAAGACCGAAGGCTACGAAAGTGTGGCGAAGGAGATCCTGGAGGCATTGCAGTGA
- a CDS encoding helix-turn-helix domain-containing protein: MSLINDNLPPREPHEAPEHIDMLVGPGQTVDNRRFGALLARLREDAGLSRSDASAELGLSSEYLRLIENGKRTPALGNMRNFLDVYQARGVVRSLQPGGDRPDLLIFPPDEMDPTIVEFTSRIREARGSSSRASRRRGLPKGIGRDRFPADHAEELGQVVSLLTLVDRQTLAKVRDFLQSAADGDVDPLIE; the protein is encoded by the coding sequence GTGAGCCTGATAAATGACAACCTCCCCCCGAGGGAACCGCATGAAGCGCCGGAGCATATCGACATGCTCGTTGGCCCGGGCCAAACTGTCGACAACCGCAGATTTGGCGCATTACTGGCACGCCTACGCGAGGATGCGGGACTATCCCGATCGGACGCATCGGCAGAGCTCGGCCTGTCCTCGGAGTATTTGCGTCTCATAGAAAACGGCAAGCGCACACCTGCCCTCGGGAACATGCGCAATTTTCTCGATGTGTACCAAGCCCGGGGGGTGGTGCGGTCCCTTCAGCCCGGGGGTGACCGGCCGGATTTACTCATCTTTCCCCCGGACGAAATGGATCCGACGATCGTCGAGTTCACTAGCCGCATACGTGAAGCACGGGGCAGCTCTTCTAGAGCTTCACGGCGAAGGGGTCTTCCGAAGGGGATCGGGCGTGACCGCTTCCCTGCAGACCATGCAGAAGAGTTGGGGCAGGTGGTCTCTTTGTTGACACTTGTTGATCGCCAAACGCTCGCGAAGGTTCGAGATTTTCTTCAATCCGCGGCCGATGGCGATGTCGACCCTCTGATCGAATAG
- a CDS encoding IS6-like element ISCef5 family transposase produces MGIFSGRHFPREIILWAVRWYCRYGLSYRDLEEMMTERGVPVDHSTIYRWVQKYAPELDKQTRWYRQVPDWQARSWRVDETYIRVGGKWCYLYRAITAGGHTLDFYLSPKRNVAAAKRFLAKTLRSNTITGSPRVINTDKAPSLARAIAELKSEGICPQTVEHRQVKYLNNVIEGDHGRLKRILGPKGAFKNRTSAYRTLKGMEAMHSLRKGQGAVFAYGQPNPDAVIVSRVFEAA; encoded by the coding sequence ATGGGCATCTTCTCCGGTCGTCATTTCCCCCGTGAAATCATCCTGTGGGCGGTCCGGTGGTACTGCCGCTACGGGCTCAGCTACCGCGATCTGGAAGAAATGATGACCGAACGCGGCGTACCGGTCGATCACAGCACCATCTACCGCTGGGTCCAGAAATATGCTCCTGAGCTGGACAAGCAGACCCGGTGGTACCGACAAGTCCCGGATTGGCAGGCCCGGTCCTGGCGGGTGGACGAGACCTATATCCGGGTCGGGGGAAAGTGGTGCTACCTCTATCGGGCCATCACCGCGGGCGGGCATACCCTGGATTTTTACCTGTCCCCAAAGCGTAACGTCGCCGCAGCGAAGCGTTTCCTGGCCAAGACCCTGAGGTCGAACACGATAACCGGGTCCCCGCGGGTGATCAACACCGATAAAGCACCCTCCCTGGCCAGGGCAATCGCCGAGTTGAAGTCAGAGGGAATCTGTCCGCAGACCGTGGAACACCGGCAGGTGAAATACCTCAATAACGTCATTGAAGGAGATCATGGGCGGCTGAAACGGATCCTCGGACCGAAGGGGGCGTTCAAAAACCGGACCTCGGCGTACCGGACGTTGAAAGGGATGGAAGCGATGCACTCATTACGGAAAGGCCAGGGCGCGGTGTTTGCCTACGGGCAACCGAACCCGGATGCGGTGATCGTCAGCCGGGTGTTCGAGGCTGCCTGA
- a CDS encoding IS3 family transposase (programmed frameshift) gives MPKNTYTDEFKADAVRLYEDTKGASFSSIAVDLGISRATLKNWVYAARRARGVQPSRTAEDPTDELLRLRKEVQHLRSETQKLSTERDILRKAAKYFAGRDDLVIRFQFVDDYATTYSVKRLCHVLNLNRSSFYKWRDGKPARRQRQHADDVLVAQMRDYHEEFDATIGVRRMTAEINDTAPTPVNHKRIERLMRQHQIAGVNLRKKKRTTIPDQDARVFDDLVGRDFTAEDCNQLYIGDITYLPCGKGEFMYLATVIDVCSRRLVGYSLADHMRTSLVQDAIEDAARTRGSLDGAIFHSDHGSVYISSAFQTTCRRLGIRQSMGRIGSSADNAMAESFNASLKRETLQGSGGWASPVQCRREVFRWITRYNTRRRHSGISYLSPRAFEHRAAAVTVAPAA, from the exons ATGCCGAAGAACACCTACACCGATGAGTTCAAAGCCGACGCGGTCCGGCTCTACGAGGACACCAAGGGCGCTTCTTTTTCCTCAATCGCCGTGGACCTCGGCATCAGCCGGGCGACGTTGAAGAACTGGGTCTACGCCGCCCGCAGGGCCCGCGGCGTCCAGCCCAGCCGCACCGCCGAGGACCCCACCGACGAGCTGCTGCGCCTGCGCAAAGAAGTCCAGCACCTGCGCTCGGAGACCCAGAAGCTTTCCACCGAGCGCGATATCCTGCGCAAGGCCGCGAAGTATTTCGCGG GGAGAGACGACCTGGTGATCCGCTTCCAGTTCGTTGACGACTACGCCACCACCTACTCGGTGAAGCGGTTGTGTCATGTCCTTAATCTGAACCGGTCAAGCTTTTACAAGTGGCGGGACGGCAAGCCTGCCCGCAGGCAGCGCCAGCACGCCGATGATGTGCTGGTGGCCCAGATGCGGGACTACCACGAGGAGTTCGATGCCACGATCGGAGTGCGCCGCATGACCGCCGAAATCAACGACACCGCGCCCACGCCGGTCAACCACAAACGCATCGAACGTCTCATGCGCCAGCACCAGATCGCCGGGGTGAACCTGCGCAAGAAGAAACGCACCACCATCCCGGACCAGGACGCGAGGGTCTTCGACGACCTCGTCGGCCGAGACTTCACCGCCGAGGACTGCAACCAGCTCTATATCGGCGACATCACCTACTTGCCCTGCGGGAAAGGAGAATTCATGTACCTGGCCACGGTCATCGACGTCTGTTCCAGGCGTCTGGTCGGCTACTCGCTTGCGGACCACATGCGTACCAGTCTCGTCCAGGACGCGATTGAGGACGCGGCACGCACGAGAGGCTCCCTGGACGGGGCAATATTTCACTCGGACCACGGCAGCGTCTATATCTCCTCAGCGTTCCAGACCACGTGCCGGAGGCTGGGGATCCGCCAGTCGATGGGCCGGATCGGATCGAGTGCGGATAACGCGATGGCTGAGTCGTTCAACGCCTCGCTGAAGAGGGAGACGCTGCAAGGTTCTGGTGGTTGGGCGTCGCCGGTTCAGTGTCGACGGGAGGTGTTCCGGTGGATCACGAGGTACAACACACGTCGTCGGCACTCCGGGATCAGTTACTTATCGCCGAGAGCTTTCGAACACCGCGCCGCGGCTGTTACCGTGGCACCCGCTGCTTGA
- a CDS encoding alpha/beta hydrolase, translated as MASADFNVGGVRRTLPPEQQLKQLASYLDSTYPVPDLTPPWAGGDGDPGPGDRYSAKLPDRITHAAMLMLGTAVDHAMPGVAFARGVDTEEVPGGLVLRPSVSTGRWALSLHSGGWWRGSGEALDYQWRPEVAAAAELSGTTILDLDYPLLPGASLAEVNAEVTRALDWIRTQGASSVTAWGYSSGAALAAMQASRVDALVLTFPDLDSVARLPESLSDGMQVPAADEWPRSLVQVALRDEVAARPSISGDAAVKEYVSTHRISTPEVARQRIRDVAEFLGSVGPLF; from the coding sequence ATGGCCTCCGCCGACTTCAATGTCGGCGGCGTGCGCCGGACTCTGCCGCCGGAGCAGCAGCTGAAACAGCTGGCCAGCTACCTGGATTCGACGTATCCGGTGCCCGATCTCACTCCCCCGTGGGCCGGCGGCGACGGAGACCCGGGCCCGGGTGACCGCTACTCGGCCAAGCTTCCCGACCGCATCACCCACGCCGCCATGCTCATGCTCGGCACCGCGGTCGATCACGCCATGCCCGGAGTCGCCTTCGCCCGCGGCGTCGACACCGAGGAGGTGCCCGGTGGCCTGGTCCTGCGACCGAGCGTATCGACGGGCCGGTGGGCCCTCTCGCTCCACTCCGGTGGCTGGTGGCGCGGCTCCGGCGAGGCGCTCGACTATCAGTGGCGCCCCGAAGTCGCGGCCGCGGCGGAACTCTCCGGCACGACCATCCTCGACCTCGACTATCCGCTGCTGCCCGGTGCCTCGCTCGCCGAGGTGAACGCTGAGGTCACCCGCGCGCTCGACTGGATCCGCACTCAGGGCGCCTCCTCCGTCACCGCCTGGGGCTACTCCTCCGGCGCCGCGCTGGCGGCGATGCAGGCCTCGCGCGTCGACGCCCTGGTGCTCACCTTCCCCGACCTCGACTCGGTGGCGCGCCTGCCCGAATCACTGTCGGACGGGATGCAGGTTCCGGCCGCCGACGAATGGCCCAGGTCACTGGTGCAGGTCGCGCTTCGCGACGAGGTGGCTGCCAGGCCGTCGATAAGCGGCGACGCAGCGGTGAAGGAGTACGTCTCCACCCACCGTATCTCGACGCCCGAGGTCGCGCGCCAGCGGATTCGGGACGTGGCGGAGTTCCTGGGGTCGGTGGGTCCTCTCTTCTAG
- a CDS encoding CG0192 family protein yields MSGTAKLYPDAELNPTKAELAQNFASIKDLQGSARLVDPEGEVGIEFHFGLDDSGRLIQLPVTYRSAELSEQATLTTLEHSELGKRWVSAGLSDPVAVTQIIRTIVQGDDGAEFPDGPGPQFLIRGSGEQPEAEVVDAQIAEATRQRAVGTVTVDGKVLSYRLRISALPVPARSASTDYGTSRLHLTAVPAQDPEATPVIIAELMLSDGLG; encoded by the coding sequence ATGAGTGGAACTGCCAAGCTGTACCCCGACGCCGAACTGAATCCGACCAAAGCGGAGCTGGCCCAGAACTTCGCCTCCATCAAGGATCTGCAGGGATCCGCGCGCCTCGTGGACCCCGAGGGCGAGGTGGGCATCGAGTTCCACTTCGGACTCGATGATTCCGGTCGTTTGATCCAGCTGCCCGTGACCTACCGGTCCGCCGAGCTCAGCGAGCAGGCCACCCTCACCACCCTCGAGCACAGTGAGCTGGGCAAACGCTGGGTCTCCGCGGGGCTGAGCGATCCCGTCGCGGTCACCCAGATCATCCGCACTATTGTTCAGGGCGACGACGGCGCAGAGTTTCCCGACGGGCCCGGCCCGCAGTTCCTTATCAGGGGCTCCGGCGAGCAGCCGGAGGCCGAGGTGGTGGACGCACAGATCGCCGAGGCGACCCGCCAGCGCGCGGTGGGCACCGTGACCGTCGACGGCAAGGTGCTGTCCTACCGGCTGCGCATCAGCGCCCTGCCGGTGCCGGCGCGGTCGGCGAGCACGGATTACGGCACCTCTCGGCTCCACCTCACCGCGGTGCCCGCGCAGGACCCGGAGGCCACCCCGGTGATCATCGCGGAACTGATGCTTTCCGACGGCCTCGGCTAA